In a single window of the Mauremys reevesii isolate NIE-2019 linkage group 3, ASM1616193v1, whole genome shotgun sequence genome:
- the FILIP1 gene encoding filamin-A-interacting protein 1 isoform X3, with translation MLVDERQMHIEQLGQQSQKIQDLAQKLKEEEEKLKVISSKTKEDGQKLMKLEAELEHKTLSFSQEHEEMTAKLGNQESHNRQLRLKLVGLTRRIEELEETNKNLHKAEEELQELRDKIAKGECGNSSLMAEVENLRKRVLEMEGKDEEITKTESQCRELKKKLQEEEHHSKELKFEVEKLQKRMSELEKLEEAFSKSKSECTQLHLNLEKEKNLTKDLISELDMVKNRVKDLESSESKLEKAELSLKEDLTKLKSFTVMLVDERKNMMEKIKQEERKVEGLNKNVKVEQGKVMDVTEKLIDESKKLLKLKTEMEGKVSSLTKERDELIGKLKSEEEKSSELSCRVDLLKKRIDGIEEVEREIARGRARKGQELAYHEDNKIKELTIEIERLKKRLKQLEVVEGDLMKTEDEYDQLEQKFRTEQDKANFLSQQLEEMKLQIAKNKAIEKGEVVSQEAELRHRFRLEEAKSRDLKAEVQALKEKIHELMNKEDQLSQLQVDYSVLQQRFMEEEDKNKNMGQEVLNLTKELELSKRYSRVLRPSMNGRRMVDVPVTSTGVQTDAVSSEAAEEETPAVFIRKSFQEENHIMSNLRQVGLKKPIERSSVLDRYPPAANELAMRKSWIPWMRKRENVSQGAHDKGARTHGSPGHPGEVVLSPKQGQPLHIRVTPDHENSTATLEITSPTSEEFFSSTTVIPTLGNQKPRITIIPSPNVSQKGKGGENSVGPERAMSPVTITTFSREKSSDGGRAPFMERPMSPIQIMTVSTSAAPSEISLSPELQDMTMGRAVFKVTPEKQTVPTPIRKYNANANIITTEDNKIHIHLGSQFKRSPGAASEGASPVITVRPMNVAAEKEVMTGTVLRSPRNHFSSRPGASKVTSTITITPVTTSSTRGTQSVTGQDGSSQRPTPTRIPVSKGMKAGKPVVAAPGTGNVTKFEPRAETQSMKIELKKSSANSSASLGGGKG, from the coding sequence ATGCTAGTGGATGAGAGACAAATGCATATTGAACAACTTGGTCAACAGAGTCAGAAAATACAAGATCTTGCTCAGAAACtaaaggaggaagaagaaaagctTAAAGTTATTAGTTCAAAAACAAAAGAAGATGGACAAAAATTGATGAAGTTAGAAGCAGAACTTGAACACAAGACATTATCATTTTCTCAAGAGCATGAGGAGATGACCGCTAAACTGGGTAATCAAGAGTCACATAATAGACAGCTGAGACTTAAGCTGGTTGGTTTGACTCGTAGAATTGAGGAGCTAGAAGAAACTAACAAAAATCTTCACAAGGCTGAGGAAGAGCTTCAGGAATTAAGAGATAAAATAGCAAAAGGAGAATGTGGAAACTCTAGTTTGATGGCTGAAGTGGAAAATCTACGCAAGCGTGTACTTGAGATGGAAGGCAAAGATGAGGAGATCACAAAAACTGAATCCCAGTGTAGAGAGCTGAAAAAGAAACTGCAAGAGGAAGAACATCATAGCAAAGAGCTGAAATTTGAAGTGGAAAAGTTGCAGAAGAGAATGTCAGAACTGGAGAAGCTGGAAGAGGCTTTTAGTAAAAGTAAGTCTGAATGTACCCAGTTGCACTTAAATCTGGAGAAAGAAAAGAATTTAACCAAAGACTTAATAAGTGAGTTGGACATGGTGAAGAATCGAGTGAAAGATCTTGAATCTTCAGAAAGTAAGTTGGAAAAAGCTGAACTAAGCTTAAAGGAGGACCTTACCAAGCTGAAGTCATTTACTGTCATGCTGGTGGATGAAAGAAAAAATATGATGGAAAAAATAAAGCAGGAAGAAAGAAAAGTTGAAGGTCTGAACAAAAATGTTAAGGTGGAACAAGGTAAAGTTATGGATGTGACTGAGAAATTAATAGACGAAAGTAAGAAACTTTtgaaactgaaaactgaaatGGAGGGAAAAGTGTCCAGTTTAACAAAGGAAAGAGATGAGTTAATTGGAAAACTGAAAAGTGAAGAAGAAAAATCCTCTGAACTGAGTTGTAGAGTTGATTTGTTAAAGAAAAGAATTGATGGTATAGAGGAAGTAGAAAGAGAAATAGCAAGAGGTCGAGCCAGAAAAGGACAAGAACTTGCTTATCATGAGGACAACAAGATTAAAGAACTAACCATTGAAATTGAAAGACTGAAAAAACGTCTTAAACAATTGGAAGTGGTTGAAGGAGACTTGATGAAGACAGAGGATGAATATGATCAGCTGGAGCAGAAATTTAGGACTGAGCAGGACAAAGCTAACTTCCTTTCTCAACAACTGGAGGAAATGAAGCTCCAGATTGCCAAAAACAAAGCAATTGAGAAGGGTGAAGTGGTGAGTCAGGAAGCAGAGTTGAGGCACAGGTTTAGGTTAGAAGAAGCTAAAAGCAGAGATTTGAAAGCAGAAGTGCAAGCTCTTAAAGAAAAAATTCATGAGCTGATGAACAAAGAAGACCAGCTTTCCCAGCTCCAAGTTGATTATTCCGTTCTTCAACAAAGATTTATGGAAGAAgaagataaaaacaaaaatatgggTCAGGAAGTCCTGAACTTAACAAAAGAGTTAGAGCTTTCTAAGCGTTACAGTCGTGTTCTTAGACCCAGCATGAATGGTAGAAGAATGGTAGATGTTCCTGTGACATCTACTGGGGTGCAGACTGATGCAGTAAGCAGTGAAGCAGCAGAAGAAGAAACCCCAGCTGTGTTTATAAGGAAATCCTTCCAAGAGGAAAATCACATCATGAGTAATCTGCGACAGGTAGGGCTGAAAAAACCCATAGAGCGCTCATCTGTGCTTGACAGGTATCCCCCAGCAGCAAATGAGCTTGCAATGAGGAAATCTTGGATACCATGGATGAGAAAAAGAGAGAATGTGTCCCAAGGAGCTCATGATAAAGGAGCCCGAACACATGGTAGCCCAGGACATCCTGGAGAGGTTGTCCTTTCCCCAAAGCAGGGGCAACCTCTTCATATTCGGGTGACTCCAGATCATGAGAATAGTACAGCTACTCTGGAGATAACTAGCCCAACATCTGAGGAATTCTTTTCAAGCACCACTGTCATTCCAACCTTGGGAAATCAGAAGCCACGGATTACCATCATTCCCTCTCCAAATGTGTCACAAAAAGGAAAAGGTGGCGAGAACTCAGTGGGCCCAGAGCGTGCTATGTCACCTGTTACTATAACTACATTCTCCAGAGAAAAGTCTTcagatggagggagagctcctttCATGGAAAGACCCATGTCCCCAATTCAGATTATGACAGTATCTACATCTGCAGCACCAtcagaaatctctctctctccagaattGCAGGATATGACCATGGGAAGGGCTGTTTTCAAAGTAACACCAGAAAAACAAACTGTCCCAACCCCAATCCGGAAGTACAATGCCAATGCCAACATTATAACAACAGAGGACAACAAAATTCACATTCACTTAGGTTCTCAGTTTAAACGCTCCCCTGGTGCTGCTTCTGAGGGAGCTAGTCCTGTGATAACGGTCAGACCAATGAATGTAGCAGCAGAAAAGGAGGTTATGACTGGTACCGTCCTTCGTTCCCCTAGGAACCATTTCTCCTCCAGGCCTGGAGCAAGCAAAGTGACAAGTACCATAACTATAACTCCAGTTACAACATCATCCACACGAGGAACACAATCAGTG